In Flammeovirgaceae bacterium 311, one DNA window encodes the following:
- a CDS encoding amino acid permease (COG0531 Amino acid transporters), with protein MIKKDKGMVPETLKRELGLVDAVGVGLGAVIGAGIFVVTGVAAGVAGPAFLIGLLIAGIAASCNGLSSAQLAATYPQSGGTYEYGYQVLNPWLGFSAGWMFLASKLSAGGVVAIGFGTYLAALAPGINPKLAAVCAALFLVLANYYGIKKAGKLNLLIVGITLCALLYFIMAGIPHFDSARLRPFAPEGWQGIARASALLFFAFTGYARIATLGEEVREPRKTIPRAVIITLVSSVVLYAAVALVAVGGVGAATLSSSSSPLGEAAKAFTLPGVILLIGIGATTAMFGVLLSQLLGISRMMFAMARRRDLPPFLERVHPRHQVPHPGIILSGGIIILLSLFGTLEFIVSAASFTILLYYSITNLAALRMPKAQKLYADWIPVAGLVFCLAMAAFLQLKTILAGISLLATGLLLRLLMQRFYNRQAA; from the coding sequence ATGATTAAGAAAGACAAAGGCATGGTGCCTGAAACGTTGAAGCGTGAACTGGGCCTGGTAGACGCCGTTGGTGTGGGGCTGGGGGCGGTAATAGGTGCAGGCATTTTTGTAGTAACGGGCGTAGCTGCCGGGGTTGCCGGTCCGGCCTTCCTGATCGGCTTGCTCATTGCCGGTATTGCCGCAAGCTGTAATGGTTTAAGCTCTGCGCAGTTGGCGGCTACCTATCCACAATCCGGCGGCACCTACGAATACGGCTATCAGGTGCTGAATCCCTGGCTGGGCTTTAGCGCCGGCTGGATGTTTCTGGCCAGCAAACTATCGGCAGGCGGTGTGGTGGCCATAGGGTTTGGCACCTACCTGGCTGCGCTTGCACCCGGCATCAACCCCAAACTGGCCGCAGTGTGTGCAGCACTCTTCCTGGTGCTGGCCAACTATTACGGCATCAAAAAAGCCGGAAAACTCAACCTGCTCATTGTAGGTATTACGCTCTGTGCACTGCTATACTTTATTATGGCCGGTATACCCCATTTTGATAGTGCCAGGCTCAGGCCCTTTGCTCCCGAAGGCTGGCAGGGTATTGCCCGGGCATCGGCACTGCTCTTCTTTGCCTTTACCGGCTATGCCCGTATTGCTACGCTGGGCGAAGAAGTGCGCGAACCCCGAAAAACTATTCCCAGAGCGGTTATTATTACGCTGGTTTCGTCGGTAGTGCTGTACGCTGCAGTAGCGCTGGTAGCCGTAGGTGGTGTGGGTGCAGCAACATTGAGCAGCAGCAGCTCTCCCCTGGGTGAGGCGGCAAAAGCGTTCACCCTGCCAGGAGTAATCCTCCTGATTGGCATAGGAGCCACCACGGCCATGTTTGGAGTACTGCTAAGCCAGCTACTGGGCATCAGCCGCATGATGTTTGCCATGGCCCGCAGGCGCGATCTACCCCCCTTTCTGGAGCGGGTGCACCCCAGGCACCAGGTACCTCACCCGGGCATAATCCTGAGCGGGGGGATTATTATCCTGCTTAGCTTATTTGGCACCCTGGAGTTTATTGTGTCGGCTGCCTCTTTTACCATTCTGCTCTATTACAGCATTACCAACCTGGCTGCCCTGCGCATGCCCAAAGCACAAAAGCTTTATGCCGACTGGATTCCCGTTGCCGGCCTGGTCTTCTGCCTGGCCATGGCGGCTTTCCTTCAGTTAAAAACCATCCTGGCGGGCATCAGCCTGCTGGCCACCGGACTTTTGCTCCGTTTGCTCATGCAGCGATTTTATAACAGGCAGGCAGCCTAA
- a CDS encoding gluconate dehydrogenase (COG1028 Dehydrogenases with different specificities (related to short-chain alcohol dehydrogenases)), producing MYKANFDLSGKVALVTGAGRGIGRALAEGLAHAGADVVLAARTGAEVEKAAGEIAKATGRNTLAVVCDVTSSSSIQQGVDQALQQFGHIDILINNAGSSVRETALNLSEQDWDQVMDVNLKSVFLVSKAVGKHMIEQQWGRIINVASVASRLSLSSGTPYGPSKAGVVQLTRQLANEWATKGVTVNAISPWFFKTSLNARALDNDQFRNLLEKRTPMRRLGQLHELIAPVVMFCSEGAGYITGQNLFIDGGVTNYAF from the coding sequence ATGTATAAAGCTAATTTTGACCTAAGCGGAAAAGTGGCCCTGGTTACCGGTGCCGGCAGAGGAATTGGAAGAGCACTGGCAGAGGGCCTTGCCCATGCGGGTGCTGATGTAGTGCTGGCTGCCAGAACGGGCGCAGAGGTAGAGAAAGCTGCCGGAGAAATAGCAAAGGCCACCGGCCGCAATACCCTGGCGGTTGTGTGCGATGTTACCAGCAGCAGCTCCATACAGCAGGGGGTGGATCAGGCGCTTCAGCAATTTGGGCATATCGATATCCTGATCAACAATGCTGGCTCCAGCGTACGCGAAACAGCTTTAAACCTTTCAGAACAGGATTGGGACCAGGTAATGGATGTAAATTTAAAATCTGTATTCCTGGTATCGAAAGCAGTGGGTAAGCACATGATTGAACAGCAGTGGGGCCGCATCATCAATGTAGCTTCTGTTGCCTCCAGGCTTAGCCTCTCCTCCGGCACACCCTACGGACCCAGTAAAGCAGGTGTGGTGCAGCTCACCCGCCAGCTGGCCAACGAATGGGCCACTAAAGGAGTTACTGTTAACGCCATCAGTCCCTGGTTCTTTAAAACCTCCCTGAATGCCAGGGCACTGGATAACGATCAGTTCCGAAACCTGCTGGAGAAACGAACTCCCATGCGCAGACTTGGGCAGCTCCACGAGCTAATTGCACCAGTGGTCATGTTCTGCTCCGAGGGAGCAGGCTATATTACGGGGCAGAACTTATTTATTGATGGCGGAGTAACCAATTACGCCTTTTGA
- a CDS encoding cobalamin synthesis protein P47K (COG0523 Putative GTPases (G3E family)) — translation MSLPISATPVTIVTGFLGSGKTTLINELTAKMPQKKFAVIENEFGETGIDKELLIGNDGGVFEINGGCICCTVSGELISWLLNLNKQAPAFDHLIIETTGVAEPLSIAEPFLSHPLIAQKYRLDAIICLLDSELVAEQLRQEEVVARQISAADLILFNKTGSVTAEFLAALEVKIRQINPFAQILHTQYAKVGGHDLTNLKAFNPESLEKRQLEVSHHHHHLHDNITSYSICFTESLDYGKFYQWASQLMTFQNSRIYRIKGILNFNGRPVKVIFQSVKNKFVMTDGNPWPEGPQSPPRESRLVFIGRELKKEILLKHLKRCFAKG, via the coding sequence ATGTCATTACCAATATCTGCTACACCTGTTACGATTGTTACCGGATTTTTAGGGTCTGGTAAAACCACCCTTATCAATGAGTTAACAGCAAAAATGCCCCAAAAAAAGTTCGCTGTTATTGAAAATGAATTTGGTGAAACAGGCATCGATAAAGAGCTGCTGATTGGCAACGACGGAGGCGTATTTGAAATAAATGGTGGCTGTATTTGCTGTACCGTTAGCGGAGAACTGATCTCCTGGCTGCTTAACCTTAACAAGCAAGCCCCGGCCTTCGATCACCTCATTATAGAAACAACGGGGGTTGCCGAACCGCTCTCTATTGCCGAGCCATTTCTGTCGCACCCCCTCATTGCACAAAAGTACCGGCTCGATGCCATCATCTGCCTGCTGGATAGCGAGCTGGTGGCAGAACAGCTCAGGCAGGAAGAAGTGGTTGCCAGGCAGATCAGCGCAGCGGATCTTATTCTCTTCAATAAAACCGGCAGTGTTACTGCAGAATTTCTTGCAGCGCTGGAGGTTAAGATCCGCCAGATAAATCCTTTTGCACAGATCCTCCATACACAATATGCTAAAGTTGGCGGCCATGACCTCACCAATTTGAAGGCCTTTAACCCTGAATCGCTGGAAAAGCGGCAACTGGAGGTAAGCCACCACCACCATCACCTGCACGATAACATCACTTCTTACAGCATTTGCTTCACAGAAAGCCTGGATTACGGAAAATTTTACCAATGGGCCAGCCAGCTCATGACGTTCCAGAACAGCAGGATATACCGGATAAAGGGAATCCTGAACTTTAATGGCAGGCCGGTAAAAGTTATTTTTCAGAGTGTGAAGAACAAGTTTGTAATGACAGATGGAAATCCATGGCCGGAGGGCCCACAGTCGCCGCCAAGGGAAAGCAGGCTGGTGTTTATTGGCAGGGAGCTGAAAAAAGAAATATTACTGAAACATCTGAAGCGGTGCTTTGCTAAGGGTTGA
- a CDS encoding DoxX family protein (COG2259 Predicted membrane protein), protein MNKIIRTDHAPTTILIRLMVGAVFLSEGIQKFLFPDTRGAGRFEKIGLPEPEFLGYFVGSFEVLCGLLILLGLLTRLAAIPLIIIMLVAIATTKAEVLANEGFWPMMHGSRTDWSMLLGSIYLLIKGGGRWSADAALQNNTHR, encoded by the coding sequence ATGAATAAGATAATAAGAACAGACCATGCCCCCACCACTATACTCATACGCCTGATGGTAGGGGCAGTATTTTTATCAGAGGGTATTCAGAAATTTCTTTTTCCTGACACAAGAGGAGCAGGTCGTTTTGAAAAAATCGGCCTGCCAGAGCCAGAGTTTCTGGGCTACTTTGTAGGCAGCTTTGAGGTGCTGTGTGGTCTGCTGATTCTGCTGGGCCTCCTGACAAGACTTGCCGCCATCCCTCTGATTATTATTATGCTGGTGGCGATTGCCACCACAAAAGCAGAGGTGCTGGCAAATGAAGGCTTCTGGCCTATGATGCATGGTAGCAGAACAGACTGGTCTATGCTGCTGGGCAGCATTTATCTACTGATAAAGGGGGGCGGAAGATGGTCGGCCGATGCGGCCCTGCAAAACAACACGCATAGATGA
- a CDS encoding Cl- channel voltage-gated family protein (COG0038 Chloride channel protein EriC), whose amino-acid sequence MKKKLRYYFRTIEQLPALVFTLKWLLIACLLGVAVGSASAFFLLSLHWVTDYREENLWIVSLLPLAGLLIGLSYHYLGQNVVKGNNQIIDEILIPQNVISIRMTPLVLFGTLITHLFGGSAGREGTAVQMGSSIADQLTRLFGFHTRDRKILLIMGISAGFASVFGTPLAGAVFAMEVLVLGRIRYDAILPSFLAALLADYVCQVVWRVGHTHYQIPLVPAMTPQNLLWAVFAGILFGLAGMLFARATHFWGIFFKNWIGWAPLRPFVGGVVIALSVFLLGTTKYIGLGVPTIVDAFEQVLPVYDFAAKILYTSFTLGAGFKGGEVTPLFFTGATLGNALSSFIPLPIALLAGMGFVGVFSGATNTPLACTFMGIELFGIEPGLFVAVACVTAYLFSGHSGIYGSQVVGTPKHLLFGLEKGKTLFEIDQIRKKKA is encoded by the coding sequence ATGAAGAAAAAACTACGGTACTACTTTCGTACAATAGAGCAGCTTCCTGCGCTGGTGTTTACCTTAAAATGGTTGCTCATTGCCTGCCTGCTGGGGGTAGCGGTTGGGTCTGCCTCTGCTTTCTTTTTGCTAAGCCTGCACTGGGTTACCGACTACCGGGAGGAAAATCTGTGGATAGTTTCGCTCCTGCCGCTGGCCGGCCTCCTGATAGGCCTGTCTTACCACTATCTGGGGCAAAATGTAGTAAAAGGCAATAATCAGATCATCGATGAAATCCTGATTCCTCAAAATGTAATCAGTATCCGCATGACGCCCCTGGTGCTCTTTGGTACACTTATTACCCACCTGTTTGGAGGCTCGGCTGGCCGTGAGGGTACTGCTGTGCAAATGGGGAGCTCTATTGCAGATCAGCTAACAAGGCTGTTCGGCTTCCATACCCGCGACCGAAAAATTCTGCTGATCATGGGCATTAGTGCCGGCTTTGCCTCTGTGTTTGGCACACCTCTGGCAGGAGCTGTCTTTGCCATGGAGGTGCTGGTTTTGGGCAGAATACGCTACGATGCCATCCTGCCAAGCTTTTTAGCGGCCCTGCTGGCCGATTATGTATGCCAGGTGGTGTGGAGAGTGGGGCATACCCATTACCAGATACCACTGGTACCTGCCATGACACCCCAAAACCTGCTGTGGGCAGTTTTTGCCGGTATCTTGTTCGGACTTGCCGGAATGCTGTTTGCCAGGGCCACACATTTCTGGGGCATTTTCTTTAAAAACTGGATTGGCTGGGCACCCCTGCGGCCATTTGTGGGAGGGGTTGTTATAGCCCTTTCGGTATTTCTGCTGGGCACCACCAAATACATTGGCCTGGGCGTGCCTACCATTGTAGATGCCTTTGAACAGGTGCTGCCTGTTTATGATTTTGCAGCAAAAATTCTGTACACCTCTTTTACCCTTGGCGCCGGCTTTAAGGGTGGAGAAGTAACTCCCCTGTTTTTTACCGGTGCAACACTGGGCAATGCTTTATCCTCTTTTATTCCCCTGCCCATTGCGCTGCTGGCAGGCATGGGCTTTGTGGGTGTTTTTTCAGGTGCTACCAATACCCCGCTGGCCTGTACTTTTATGGGAATTGAGCTTTTTGGGATTGAACCCGGATTATTTGTGGCAGTTGCCTGCGTTACCGCCTATCTGTTTTCCGGCCATTCCGGTATTTATGGATCGCAGGTGGTGGGTACGCCCAAACACCTGCTCTTTGGGCTGGAAAAAGGAAAAACCCTGTTTGAAATTGATCAGATCAGAAAGAAAAAGGCTTAA
- a CDS encoding peptidase family protein (COG1363 Cellulase M and related proteins) translates to MSINTELLARICKEPGAPGYEGRIRRLVLAEIEGLADEVRVDNMGNIIALKKGVNNPEGKKVMVAAHIDEIGFVVTHIDDNGFVRFHTLGGFDPKTLTAQRVIIHGKKDLLGVMGTKPIHVLSQEERQKLPKTTEYFIDLGLPKDEVVKWVRVGDPITREREMVEVGDCVNSKSIDNRVSVFILIEAMRRLKNPPYDVYAAFTVQEEVGLRGANVAAHQIDPDFGLGLDTTIAFDVPGAPAHEKITELGKGAAIKIMDGSAICDPRMVEFLQTTAEKSNIKWQPEILTAGGTDTAGLQRMGKRGSIAGAISVPTRHLHQVIEMAHKEDIAACIDLLHAALGTFDKYNWAHA, encoded by the coding sequence ATGAGCATTAATACCGAATTACTGGCAAGAATTTGCAAAGAACCCGGCGCGCCTGGCTATGAAGGGCGTATACGCCGGCTGGTGCTGGCCGAAATAGAAGGCCTGGCCGACGAGGTGCGGGTTGACAACATGGGGAATATCATTGCCCTGAAAAAAGGGGTGAACAACCCCGAAGGCAAAAAAGTGATGGTAGCCGCACACATCGATGAAATAGGCTTTGTGGTAACCCATATAGATGATAACGGCTTTGTGCGTTTTCATACGCTTGGTGGCTTCGACCCTAAAACCTTAACGGCGCAGCGGGTAATCATTCATGGAAAAAAAGACCTGCTGGGCGTAATGGGCACCAAACCTATTCACGTGCTTTCGCAGGAAGAGCGCCAGAAGCTGCCCAAAACCACCGAATACTTTATAGACCTGGGGCTGCCCAAAGACGAGGTTGTAAAATGGGTGCGCGTGGGCGATCCCATTACGCGTGAGCGTGAAATGGTGGAAGTGGGAGATTGCGTAAACAGCAAATCAATCGATAACCGGGTATCGGTATTTATTCTGATAGAAGCCATGCGCAGACTCAAGAACCCGCCATACGATGTATATGCTGCCTTTACCGTGCAGGAAGAGGTAGGCCTGAGGGGTGCCAACGTAGCGGCGCACCAGATCGATCCTGATTTTGGCCTGGGCCTGGATACGACCATTGCCTTTGATGTACCCGGTGCACCCGCTCATGAAAAAATAACCGAACTGGGCAAAGGCGCTGCCATCAAGATAATGGATGGATCAGCAATTTGTGATCCGCGAATGGTAGAGTTTTTGCAGACCACTGCCGAAAAAAGCAATATTAAATGGCAGCCCGAGATCCTGACTGCCGGAGGTACCGATACCGCCGGCTTGCAGCGCATGGGCAAGCGTGGCTCTATTGCGGGTGCTATTTCTGTACCTACCCGCCACCTGCACCAGGTGATTGAAATGGCTCATAAAGAAGATATTGCCGCCTGCATTGATTTACTGCACGCTGCTTTAGGCACCTTCGATAAATATAACTGGGCACACGCCTAG